In Topomyia yanbarensis strain Yona2022 chromosome 2, ASM3024719v1, whole genome shotgun sequence, one DNA window encodes the following:
- the LOC131685896 gene encoding uncharacterized protein LOC131685896 — translation MRVVALVSGGKDSTYNMMQVTAEGHQVIALANLHPKDKDELDSYMYQTVGHQGIEMLAQAMELPLYRKITRGNSINTQGNYEPTEDDEVEDLYELLQQVKEEQNVEAVAVGAILSDYQRVRVENVCNRLQLISLAYLWRRDQTELLQEMIDCQVYAIIIKVAALGLKPDRHLGKSLKEVQPHLLSMKEKYGLNVCGEGGEYETFTLDCPLFKNRIVVDDVQTVISSADPVCPVGYLNFTKLRLVPKERTENIVIKTSLDFISDLNESSYSDLSDPDLNETELEQIEKENNAREVMRNSFSKDDLSRLEGSLGVSRSNSITKDFTPVEPKLPKSPVKIITKRMSLDGAGNGSDSGTLVYEREKQPLTNHPRAFINSKGWMWVAGIQGVAKSSSQAMELALKTLEDLITSNSFTLRQICYITLYVRDMGEYSSLNETYSKVFGFTNPPTRVCVECPLPENCHVVLEAVAYNREKSTSDLQHKRHTMHVQGISHWAPANIGTYSQSTKVGHITYISGQIALVPGSMTIIEGGIKQQCKLTLRHISRIAKAMQAHGQLRDVVQGICFVTNPGYITEARRQWERRTANAIIDYIVVPTLPRGALVEWQVWAHTHNDKFDYEETGCSIGDYTISIRRRWNHENNCSAVVCYVSTTLASSTSKLSELGDDFMQRHNHVAQAINQEQIHNTIAYVLRKLLQDYPLGNSPSNESCSSSSDDNTQDHHHLHNHHRYSAHGNRAQAASSKPTVHLRFFYQVGAIDSAQSLVEAIESFLSSPSNVARIAYTVVPACHLQNFSTFISICALRHHE, via the exons ACGAACTGGATAGCTACATGTACCAGACGGTCGGTCACCAGGGCATTGAGATGCTGGCCCAAGCCATGGAATTGCCCCTGTACCGAAAGATCACCCGAGGCAATTCAATCAACACCCAAGGCAACTATGAACCGACGGAAGACGACGAAGTCGAGGATCTGTACGAACTGCTCCAGCAGGTCAAGGAGGAGCAGAACGTGGAAGCTGTCGCTGTGGGAGCTATTCTATCCGACTATCAGCGAGTGAGAGTCGAGAATGT CTGCAACCGGCTGCAGCTCATCTCATTGGCCTACCTGTGGCGACGGGATCAAACCGAACTGCTGCAGGAGATGATCGATTGTCAGGTTTACGCCATCATCATTAAGGTTGCCGCACTCGGTCTAAAACCGGATCGTCATCTGGGAAAATCGCTCAAGGAGGTGCAACCTCACCTGCTCAGTATGAAGGAAAAATACGGGTTGAATGTGTGCGGCGAGGGAGGCGAATACGAAACGTTCACCCTCGACTGTCCGTTGTTTAAAAACCGCATCGTCGTGGACGACGTGCAGACGGTGATAAGTTCCGCCGATCCGGTCTGTCCGGTGGGCTATCTTAACTTTACGAAACTCCGACTAGTGCCAAAAGAGCGAACCGAAAATATAGTAATTAAGACCTCGCTCGATTTCATCTCCGATCTGAACGAAAGCAGCTACAGTGACCTAAGCGATCCGGATCTCAACGAGACGGAACTGGAGCAGATAGAGAAGGAAAACAACGCCAGGGAGGTCATGAGAAACTCCTTCAGCAAGGACGATCTGAGCAGGTTGGAAGGCAGCCTCGGGGTTTCACGCAGTAATAGCATAACCAAAGATTTTACTCCAGTCGAACCAAAGCTTCCAAAATCACCGGTGAAAATCATTACCAAACGGATGAGCTTGGACGGCGCTGGAAATGGTAGCGATTCCGGAACGTTAGTGTACGAGAGGGAGAAGCAACCCTTAACCAACCATCCGAGGGCGTTCATCAACTCGAAAGGTTGGATGTGGGTAGCCGGGATTCAGGGTGTAGCCAAATCGTCTAGTCAAGCGATGGAACTCGCACTTAAAACACTAGAAG ACCTAATAACCTCAAACTCGTTTACGCTTCGTCAAATTTGTTATATCACCCTGTACGTGCGTGATATGGGAGAATACTCATCGTTGAACGAGACCTACTCCAAAGTGTTCGGATTCACCAATCCACCGACAAGA GTGTGTGTGGAATGTCCACTTCCAGAAAACTGTCATGTTGTGCTGGAAGCCGTCGCGTATAATCGGGAAAAATCAA CTTCCGACCTACAACACAAAAGGCACACGATGCACGTACAGGGCATCTCTCACTGGGCTCCTGCGAATATTGGAACCTACAGCCAGTCGACCAAG GTCGGTCACATTACCTACATTTCGGGTCAGATCGCGTTGGTTCCTGGCAGTATGACTATCATCGAGGGCGGCATCAAACAGCAGTGCAAATTAACTCTTCGACACATTAGTCGGATAGCGAAAGCGATGCAAGCCCATGGACAGCTGCGAGATGTTGTGCAG GGAATTTGTTTTGTAACAAACCCCGGATATATCACTGAAGCCCGCCGACAGTGGGAAAGACGAACGGCGAATGCCATTATTGACTACATCGTAGTTCCGACGTTACCACGGGGTGCTCTCGTCGAATGGCAAGTTTGGGCTCACACGCATAACGACAAATTTGACT ATGAAGAAACGGGATGCTCAATTGGCGACTACACAATCTCTATTCGAAGAAGGTGGaatcatgaaaataattgcTCTGCTGTTGTATGCTACGTCTCGACTA CACTCGCTTCATCGACATCCAAACTGTCAGAACTAGGCGACGACTTCATGCAACGTCACAATCATGTGGCCCAGGCAATCAACCAAGAACAAATCCACAACACGATAGCATACGTACTGCGAAAACTCCTCCAGGACTATCCGTTGGGAAATAGTCCCTCGAACGAGTCGTGTTCATCATCGTCGGATGATAACACACAAGACCACCACCACCTGCACAATCATCATCGTTACTCAGCGCACGGAAATCGGGCCCAGGCGGCCAGTTCCAAACCTACCGTTCATCTACGCTTCTTCTATCAAGTCGGAGCGATAGACTCCGCTCAATCGCTGGTGGAAGCAATCGAAAGTTTCCTCAGCTCACCGTCCAACGTGGCTCGCATAGCATACACCGTCGTACCGGCCtgtcacttgcagaattttagCACTTTTATCTCGATTTGCGCTCTACGGCATCATGAGTAG